The Tripterygium wilfordii isolate XIE 37 chromosome 5, ASM1340144v1, whole genome shotgun sequence DNA segment CATTATTTCTATTTttggggggttttttttttctctcaattcatgaaaatgaattgaatatttaattatttaaccaACATTGTTAATGTTGAATTGTAATTTGTAACAGCAGTAGCGCTTTTCACCCCCTGAGAAAGTAGCATACCATAGCTAGCTGCCATTGCCAAGCATCGCTCTAATCCTCCTCCTGTCTGCGTCTCTCGCTCATAGAAACGTAGCACCGGCCCCAAATCTCATCGTCATCAACCAAAAACTCCCTCACGTCCCTCTCTCTCTGAATTTTCTTCCGTCTTCGATTTCTCTCGTATCATCCAATCCAAATAATCGTCTCATTCACTCCTCAGAAATCAACCGGGATTCGTTGATTATCAACTGGTGTAAACTGCGATTTTTTTTATCAGATTCAATAGAGTTTGGTTGTTACGGTTGGATCCATATCGGGTAGTGTTTCTGGCCATAATTGAGGGGCAGTATATGGAAGGATTTGTGAATGAAAGTATCGGAGTGTAAGACGCAAGATGCCGGGATTACCGCAACGAAATGAAAAATTCGGAAATGATTCATCGACGGTCCAGTCTAATTGGTTATGGTCTAAGCAGGGCGTCGATGTTAGCCAGAATCAGCTTCAGAAGGTATtgggttctttttcttttttatttatgttttctaaTTATAATTATCCTTGTCTTGTTGTCGCAGTGAGTGGTTTCGAGTATTGGGATTGGATTGGATCACTGTTCTTGATCGGGTTTTatgtgaatgaatgaatgcttGATTGAGTTTGGATTGGATCTTGCAGTGAAAGTAAATTATTGCTGGcggtgtttttttgtttgttgcttAATTATTGGCTAGAGGTTTCATGTTTTTTGGATTATTGTCACTCGGATGgagtttatattttttgttgccCATATTTTGGTACTAGGGAACTTGTATAGCTCTAGGGTGCCAGGGGTAACACTTCTATCTGGTATATTCTGGTTTGGGTCCCCGGAGCAAGAAAAAACCCCTAATTTTTCCGATGCTTGGGGTGAGGGGCCACTTCAAGCATTGGGCATTGTCCTACAAAATTCAGGGTTCCCTCGTTTACGAAAATGGAAAAAGAATAGGGAACTTGTATGAGCTATGTACTTATCAATGGGGCTGGATACCATGTTTTGTAGTCGGGATTCTGCTTTGTGTGACTTTTCTTGCTGAAGGAATGAGAATTGAGGGCATTGCCTGTGCAAAGTACGGGGTGGAAAAAGTATAGGGAACTTGTACAAGTTATGTACTTATTAAATAAATGGAGCTGGTCCTTGGAATAAATGGCAATTCTGCTTTTGTTAACTTTTTCCTTGCTGAGGCAATGTGTTCTCAATCAATTATCTGCTTGCTTGGATAGGAATAATAATGTTGAGCATTTGAAACCGTAGTTGAAATAAGAGAAACATTTACTCTACTATTTTGTGCACTTTTCTTGTATGTGGAATTTATTGAAATAAGTGAATGGAAGGGTGCCCTGATATTTGCATTATATGGTATtgacattctttttttttctagggGCAAAatatagatgagtttttaagTTATTGATTGAGTCAAGTTTTTTGGTCCTACATTGGAGAGGCTGCACATCCTCAAAAATTTATTAAGTCAATTTCGTGATTATCCTATGATAACTTGAGTTTTTGACATTCATTGTACAAGTCCACACTAGGGTTTTGGGAATGCAAATGCATTGTTTATAGCAAGTGTTTAAGTCTTATGGTTTACAAACTGGTATTATTAGTTGCTAAACAGTGTGGTACACTTGTGTTGTAGTTCTGGAGTGAACTGTCTCCACAAGCTCGGCAGGAGCTCTTGAGAATTGACAAGCAAACACTGTTTGAGCAAGCCCGTAAGAACATGTACTGCTCCAGATGCAATGGGCTTCTGCTTGAAGGCTTTTTGCAGATTGTCATGTATGGAAAATCTTTGCAGCAGGAGGGAGCAGGTGGACACCTTCCTTTAAACAGACTAGGAGTATCAAAAGATCAAATTGACAATGGCTCTAGTACCTGTAATGGATGCCAAGATGAAATTCAGGATTCGTCTGTTCATCCCTGGGGAGGTCTGATCACAACTCGTGATGGATCACTGACCCTTTTGGACTGCTATTTGTATTCAAAATCTCTCAAGGGGCTTCAAAATGTTTGTTTTAACTAAATATTATTTTCTATTATCTTTTTCTTGTACTTTTATTTTTAGTTGCTAATGTATATCTTGAATCAGGTCTTTGACAGTGCACGTGCAAGGGAACGAGAACGAGAATTGCTCTATCCTGATGCTTGTGGTGGGGGAGGTCGTGGTTGGATAAGCCAAGGAATAACAAGTTATGGCAGAGGACATGGACCTAGGGAAACATGTGCACTGCATACTGCTAGGCTTTCTTGTGATACATTGGTGGATTTCTGGTCAGCCCTTGGAGAAGAGACTCGGCAATCCCTTTTAAGGATGAAAGAAGAGGATTTTATTGAGAGGCTTATGTTCAGGTGTGTGCTGATATTTGCATTTACATCTTACATCTTGCACGTGGTGTTCTGTTTAAATTAGTGAAAGAAAGGTATGGGAATCGATCTAGCAGCTTAATTTGAGAGCAAAGTCAATACCAACACTGGAGATGGTGATGTCAGTGAAATATTTACGAAGCTCAGAGAAATAGCTTAATTTGACAGCATGAGAGAGGCAATATGGTCAGGAGGCGTATATGGAACACAAGGTTGTTGAGGGGTGCACGTGGCTGACGGTTGTCAAAGATTATGGCTGGAGGCAGCACAAACCATTATCTGCTTTTGTTTTCTGTTCAATGTCACTCTTGGCCCATCTCTGGTTTGATTCAATCTTGTGATGGCAAAGTGTCATTCGCTAGTTTTTCCTCTAGACTAGTTGCTCAGCAAGttgttatattatattatttcttttgTCCTTAACCCAAGTGCTCTAGATGCTAAAGTTGTAAGTTTAATGAGTCATGTTTGTTATAATGATTTTCTTAAGAAATTGATTCTTTTGTCACAGGTTTGACAGCAAGAGATTTTGCAGAGACTGCAGAAGGAATGTTATTCGTGAGTTCAAGGAGCTGAAAGAGCTGAAGCGAATGCGGAGAGAACCTCGCTGTACCGGTTGGTTTTGTGTTGCAGATACAGCTTTTCAGTATGAGGTGTTTAAcccatttcttttttctctaaatCTTTTGGAAATTTCTGATTCTTTTATTGTATTAAACTGACTTTCCATCAACGTTTGGATGGAAGTTTCGATGATTAGATCCTACTTCTATAGCTTTCTGTGAGAGTTAATGCTGTTTATAGAGTAACTGAACTTCAAATTCTATATCCTTAGGTATCTGATGACACAATCCAAGTTGATTGGTGCCATACTTTTGCTGACACTGTGGGAACATACCATCATTTTGAATGGGGAGTCGGGACAGGAGAAGGAAAATCTGACATCCTTGAATTCGAAAATGTTGGAATGAATGGAAGTGTTCAAGTTAGTGGCCTAGATCTTGGTGGTTTCAGTGCATGTTACATTACACTGAGAGCTTGGAAACTAGATGGCAGATGCACTGAGCTTTCTGTAAAAGCTCATGCATTAAAGGGTCAACATTGTGTGCACTGTCGGCTGGTTGTTGGAGATGGTTATGTTACAATTACAAGGGGAGAAAGTATCAGAAGATTTTTTGAACACGCCGAAGAggctgaagaagaagaggtaGTAGTTCTGTAACTCTTATATTACTATTTAATTGGTGTCAAAGTTCTGGATTACTGTTGTGGTGACTCTCAAGATCTCAAGATTATTTATAACTTTTACTATAAGTTCTTTAACTCTTATAATTACCGTTTAATCGGTGTCAAGTTCTGTATTACTGTTGTGGTAACTTTCAAGACTATGTATAACTTCTCTAAATGCGTATGTTAACACACTTTCAGGATGATGATTCCACAGACAAGGATGGAAATGAGATTGATGGAGAATGCTCCCGCCCACAAAAGCATGCAAAGAGTCCCGAACTTGCTCGGGAATTTCTTCTAGATGCTGCAACTGTTATTTTCAAGGAGCAGGCATGTTTTACATTCTTGCATGTGTTTGTTATTAATTCCATCTGCACACTTCGAATCTAATTATTTGCTAGTATCTCTCACTCTGGCGTTTTCTACCTCACACACACATTATtactaaataaagataaaatggAAATGAGGTGTGAATTACTGATGCATAAAAATTGTGATGATTAGGTTgatagatgatgatgatggtcagttttattttctttttccttccgTCTTTACTCTTTCAAGGCTTGGCCTTTGCTCTAGACTTGCACCTTCCTGGTGCCCCCTTTATAGagttctctcttttttgcactaagaagaaaaggaaaacaaaaaaagggaaaatgcttgagacccccaaaaagtgacccccaattAACGTCGAGTATTGGATGTTAAGTGGgttctacatgtgtgtttttagtcaatgactattttaatgccacatagatttgggggtcttttgggggattgtccgggaaaaaaaaaacacggtCATAAAGATTATTCAGAAACAGCCATCTGTATTTTGTTAAGCAAAGCTATTGCAAAGGTGAATATTCAAACCGGAAATTGTGGAAACGTAATCTTGATAAGTAGTTGGGAACAAAACCTTCAATGGTTGAAGGATAAATCCAACCCTGGACTCGGTGACAGAGAACAACAGAAATGATGTCGATCTTTTTAATGTTAAGTTGGAGTGGAGGCATGAACCTGAATTTACATAACCCATTCCTCTGCACCCGTATTTCCTAATGATGTCTGAAAGCCTCGCTCAATGCCCTCAATTTATCCGCACCTGCAgtttctattgtttgtttgcatGTGTGAGCATAACCTGCTTCACAACTTTTTCTGTGGCATTTGTTTCAGGTCGAAAAGGCTTTCCGGGAGGGAACTGCACGCCAGAATGCACACAGCATCTTTGTTTCTCTTGCATTAAAGCTGCTGGAGGATCGTGTTCATGTTGCATGCAAAGAAATTATTACGTTGGAAAAGCAGGTCTTGTGGCTTCCAATGATACTTAATATATGATTCCTCCTGTCTCGATGAAAGAGAAAAGGAGATCTATCTCTTCTTACAGGAAAGTGTTGACTTACCACTGTGATCTTTTGCTTACAGATGAAacttcttgaagaagaagaaaaggaaaagcgtgaagaagaagaacgcaAAGAGAGGAGAcgaacaaaagaaagagagaaaaagctgCGCAGAAAGGAGAGGTTaaaagggaaagagagagagaaagaaaagaggtcTCCTGAATCAAATCATACTCTTGTTTCTCTTGATGTCTCAAAGCAACATTCAGCACCAAATGCTGATGAGGAGCCTAATAACCTCGTCAGTTATGGGGATTCTCTTAGTGAAACACATGATATTGTTCCCTCGCGAACGGCATCTCCTGATATCCTGGAAGAAGATTTCTCAAATGGTTTTAACTCTTCAAAAATGCAAACCCATTCTTATAATTGTCATGATGAGGAAGCTGGAAATGTGAATGATGGTACTGATCCTTTCATGACAGAGCAATCCAAATATTCACGTCGGAGATTGAAGTTTCAGAAAGAAGTCCAACATGAtacatcttcatcttcaaagtGGTCTGACAGACGCCGGTTTGCAGTTGGTTCAGAAAGTGCTGTTTGGGTTAATAGATTTGACTCAAGATATCACCGTGATAATTTTGAGACCCCTTCCAGGGGCGTCAATGGATCAAACAGGCAAATAGGGAAGACTGCGTCCAAGCCTAATGGTCGAAACGGTAGCCTTAAGTTTAGTGAGAAATTTCACTACTCGGGCAACAAGACAAGTGATCGATATGATTCCTATTCTTGCAGGTGTAACCAGCAGAATGAATACCGAATGAAGGTCGATGTTTCTACCACAGGAGTAGGTTGGGAGAGCAAATCTGTCAGGAAATCAGAATCTACTGTAGATATGTCCAAGCCATTTCATCGTGGCAACAGGAATGGTCAAATAGATTACATGCATGAGAGTTGTGGAAGACCCAAAAATAAAGTCATCGCAGGAAGCAATTCTTCTAGCCGAGATTTGATTCATTCCAAGAAAGTTTGGGAGCCCATGGAGTTACAAAAGAAGTACCACCGGAGCAACTCAGACTCTGACGTTACATTGAGGTCGTTTGTTTCTAAGGTTGAAGAGCACAATAGCAATCTCTCCGGGAATGTTACTGGTAATTCAGTTGAGAATGGTTCCGGGGCCAATAAAACGAAGGAAGCAAGTACCCATAGAGTTGGAACAGATGTGGGCTTTCAGAATGGACACATTTTGGAAACCAAGGATTCCTGCTATTTTACAGAAGCTGTTTACAAGGAAGTTGCATTGCATCCTAAGGTTTCTGCCTCAAGTGTCACTTCCGATCCCATTACAAGTAATAGTTCCAACTCCGACAACTACTCTTCATGTCTTAGCGAGGGAGATAGCAATACAACATCTTCAAACCATGGAAACCCGGAATcatcatccacatcagattCTGAAGATGCCAGTCAACTGTCAGAGGGTAGAGAATCTTCCGTATGCATCCAAAGTGACTCGTCAGATCATCGTGAAGTTGCTGTGGAAAGAAAAATCAGTTATGGTGACGGGGATGCATTAGGAAGTAGGAATATGGACAGGCTTTCACCAGAT contains these protein-coding regions:
- the LOC119998456 gene encoding uncharacterized protein LOC119998456 isoform X1 translates to MPGLPQRNEKFGNDSSTVQSNWLWSKQGVDVSQNQLQKFWSELSPQARQELLRIDKQTLFEQARKNMYCSRCNGLLLEGFLQIVMYGKSLQQEGAGGHLPLNRLGVSKDQIDNGSSTCNGCQDEIQDSSVHPWGGLITTRDGSLTLLDCYLYSKSLKGLQNVFDSARARERERELLYPDACGGGGRGWISQGITSYGRGHGPRETCALHTARLSCDTLVDFWSALGEETRQSLLRMKEEDFIERLMFRFDSKRFCRDCRRNVIREFKELKELKRMRREPRCTGWFCVADTAFQYEVSDDTIQVDWCHTFADTVGTYHHFEWGVGTGEGKSDILEFENVGMNGSVQVSGLDLGGFSACYITLRAWKLDGRCTELSVKAHALKGQHCVHCRLVVGDGYVTITRGESIRRFFEHAEEAEEEEDDDSTDKDGNEIDGECSRPQKHAKSPELAREFLLDAATVIFKEQVEKAFREGTARQNAHSIFVSLALKLLEDRVHVACKEIITLEKQMKLLEEEEKEKREEEERKERRRTKEREKKLRRKERLKGKEREKEKRSPESNHTLVSLDVSKQHSAPNADEEPNNLVSYGDSLSETHDIVPSRTASPDILEEDFSNGFNSSKMQTHSYNCHDEEAGNVNDGTDPFMTEQSKYSRRRLKFQKEVQHDTSSSSKWSDRRRFAVGSESAVWVNRFDSRYHRDNFETPSRGVNGSNRQIGKTASKPNGRNGSLKFSEKFHYSGNKTSDRYDSYSCRCNQQNEYRMKVDVSTTGVGWESKSVRKSESTVDMSKPFHRGNRNGQIDYMHESCGRPKNKVIAGSNSSSRDLIHSKKVWEPMELQKKYHRSNSDSDVTLRSFVSKVEEHNSNLSGNVTGNSVENGSGANKTKEASTHRVGTDVGFQNGHILETKDSCYFTEAVYKEVALHPKVSASSVTSDPITSNSSNSDNYSSCLSEGDSNTTSSNHGNPESSSTSDSEDASQLSEGRESSVCIQSDSSDHREVAVERKISYGDGDALGSRNMDRLSPDVSGNNIIENPQMRISENSDNGVLNVGMASQQQGVFAPMHNQNIHFPMFQAPSTMGYYHQNSVSWPAAPASGTMPFHHPNPYLYANPLGCGLDGSSRLCMQYGALPHLVPPMFNHASIPVYQPIANANSLNLEERCRISTSPVAQEVFNGGSTERVAPTGSHRMEGPPGGKLGHNDNSPKLQMGDTNFSLFQFGGLVANSTGCNPNPVSSDNGFVWDFSSTFSADHVENNRACNKKETAAIEEYNLFAASNGIRFSFF
- the LOC119998456 gene encoding uncharacterized protein DDB_G0283697-like isoform X2, giving the protein MEHKVVEGCTWLTVVKDYGWRQHKPLSAFVFCSMSLLAHLWFDSKRFCRDCRRNVIREFKELKELKRMRREPRCTGWFCVADTAFQYEVSDDTIQVDWCHTFADTVGTYHHFEWGVGTGEGKSDILEFENVGMNGSVQVSGLDLGGFSACYITLRAWKLDGRCTELSVKAHALKGQHCVHCRLVVGDGYVTITRGESIRRFFEHAEEAEEEEDDDSTDKDGNEIDGECSRPQKHAKSPELAREFLLDAATVIFKEQVEKAFREGTARQNAHSIFVSLALKLLEDRVHVACKEIITLEKQMKLLEEEEKEKREEEERKERRRTKEREKKLRRKERLKGKEREKEKRSPESNHTLVSLDVSKQHSAPNADEEPNNLVSYGDSLSETHDIVPSRTASPDILEEDFSNGFNSSKMQTHSYNCHDEEAGNVNDGTDPFMTEQSKYSRRRLKFQKEVQHDTSSSSKWSDRRRFAVGSESAVWVNRFDSRYHRDNFETPSRGVNGSNRQIGKTASKPNGRNGSLKFSEKFHYSGNKTSDRYDSYSCRCNQQNEYRMKVDVSTTGVGWESKSVRKSESTVDMSKPFHRGNRNGQIDYMHESCGRPKNKVIAGSNSSSRDLIHSKKVWEPMELQKKYHRSNSDSDVTLRSFVSKVEEHNSNLSGNVTGNSVENGSGANKTKEASTHRVGTDVGFQNGHILETKDSCYFTEAVYKEVALHPKVSASSVTSDPITSNSSNSDNYSSCLSEGDSNTTSSNHGNPESSSTSDSEDASQLSEGRESSVCIQSDSSDHREVAVERKISYGDGDALGSRNMDRLSPDVSGNNIIENPQMRISENSDNGVLNVGMASQQQGVFAPMHNQNIHFPMFQAPSTMGYYHQNSVSWPAAPASGTMPFHHPNPYLYANPLGCGLDGSSRLCMQYGALPHLVPPMFNHASIPVYQPIANANSLNLEERCRISTSPVAQEVFNGGSTERVAPTGSHRMEGPPGGKLGHNDNSPKLQMGDTNFSLFQFGGLVANSTGCNPNPVSSDNGFVWDFSSTFSADHVENNRACNKKETAAIEEYNLFAASNGIRFSFF